A stretch of the Psychroserpens sp. Hel_I_66 genome encodes the following:
- a CDS encoding GEVED domain-containing protein yields MKKITLLTLMMLCFCFSFAQVGISENFDSGLPADWTTNYANSPNGACAGNSERGNLWSYVQSADLTSPNFVGASNGTDMTISFDYKIVNYNFSNPTVATPAGWGTADIQFSIDNGTTWQTNVTIDDSNHVVSNECVTFSTSIEASFLPAGSDIQLRIFNTWASGDYYFYVDNFVAAQVAANPPNCDSVLSETVDVSIDGDISWSSATGVPTGYFITAGTTSGGNDLADNVNNMNSTSYELGTLAQGTTYYVTITPYNANGSASDCVEQTFVTDTYVEGEICEFAIDVTLPYSEASGTTAGFGDDYTGSPGSTGCGTTSSYLNGDDIVYSYTATSDTQISIDLTPEAGNTWSGVFVYTDCEDIGTACVAGVGSSNTDVREIDLDVTSGVTYYIVISTFAAPQTVNYGLEIFENTCVDATATYTVVNDCDVSGGFVIDVEITDLGSATSIVLSNDQDSETFTATAVGTFQFGPFVNGTDVVITLDDQNDDDTCTLTSDVLTQAACPPENDECDNAISLTVNADLECGEVTSGTIASATASSTDPTACGGTEDDDVWFSFVASNVTHNISLINIANGTTDLYHSVWSGTCGSLTNLSCSDPNTSVISGLTIGETYLLRVYSWTSTAGQTSTFDVCIGTPAPPPANDLCEDALPLPISDASCNNSISGTTQSAGASTTGCTGGRDVWYSFTASETRDYVITETETFDSGFSSTYIAAYEGTCEALTQIGSSTSCTFSGDLVISAISGTTYYISVRSSSSTSYVEFDLCVYPEPTCFAPEDLAATFVAPNSADISWTAPTDGTVPADYNWEVVPQGNDQGVGVISSGTTADLFATATGLVLDTMYDLRVQSNCGAGDLSAWSEPFTFNAGYCIPFATSSSSFIDDFSTSGDNMNISNLGSGLATDNYENNTGTMAVSGAQNDVIDFEIAIVGGTIGAAVWVDWNNDFVFDTSEVSYSTTSYGNGPFTGAITIPDGVSNGDYRMRVLIDWNDSNPGDDDACSYGSSTAPRGETEDYTVTVDSTLSLGDISNQYNFTYFPNPVKNTLTLKAQNTIDSVLVLNMLGQEVMKTSPNSLSSDLDMSQLQTGTYFVQVSIDGQLETIKVLRD; encoded by the coding sequence ATGAAAAAAATTACTTTATTAACTTTAATGATGCTTTGTTTTTGCTTCTCTTTCGCGCAAGTGGGAATAAGCGAGAACTTTGATAGTGGTTTACCAGCAGATTGGACAACTAATTATGCCAATTCACCAAACGGAGCTTGTGCTGGTAATTCTGAAAGAGGGAATTTGTGGTCCTATGTTCAATCTGCCGATTTGACATCTCCAAATTTTGTTGGAGCTTCTAATGGCACAGACATGACAATTTCTTTCGATTATAAGATAGTTAACTATAACTTTAGTAATCCAACTGTAGCAACTCCAGCTGGATGGGGAACTGCAGATATTCAATTTTCAATAGATAACGGTACCACTTGGCAAACTAATGTAACTATTGATGATTCTAACCATGTTGTTTCCAATGAATGCGTAACATTTAGTACTTCTATAGAAGCTTCTTTTCTCCCTGCCGGCAGTGATATTCAATTGAGAATATTCAATACATGGGCTTCGGGAGACTATTATTTTTATGTAGATAATTTTGTTGCTGCGCAGGTAGCAGCAAATCCACCAAATTGTGACTCTGTATTGAGTGAGACTGTTGATGTGTCAATTGATGGTGATATTTCATGGAGTAGTGCTACAGGAGTGCCTACAGGATATTTTATAACAGCAGGAACTACTTCTGGAGGGAATGATTTAGCAGACAATGTTAATAACATGAATAGCACGTCCTACGAGTTGGGAACTCTAGCTCAGGGTACTACGTACTATGTTACTATCACACCATATAATGCAAATGGTAGTGCTTCTGATTGTGTGGAGCAAACATTTGTGACTGATACATATGTTGAAGGCGAGATTTGTGAGTTTGCAATTGACGTAACGCTACCTTATAGCGAAGCATCGGGAACAACAGCTGGATTTGGTGACGACTATACTGGTTCTCCTGGATCAACTGGTTGTGGAACAACTTCGTCATATTTAAACGGAGATGATATTGTATATTCTTATACTGCAACTTCTGATACACAAATAAGTATAGATTTGACTCCTGAAGCAGGTAATACGTGGTCTGGAGTATTTGTTTACACAGATTGTGAAGATATTGGTACAGCTTGTGTTGCTGGCGTTGGGTCAAGTAATACAGATGTTAGAGAGATTGATTTAGACGTTACATCTGGCGTAACGTATTATATCGTTATATCCACGTTTGCTGCACCACAAACTGTAAATTACGGTTTGGAAATTTTCGAAAACACTTGTGTTGATGCTACTGCAACATATACAGTAGTTAATGACTGTGATGTTTCTGGTGGATTTGTGATTGATGTTGAGATTACCGATTTAGGTTCTGCAACTTCTATAGTTCTTTCTAATGATCAAGATTCTGAAACGTTTACAGCAACAGCTGTTGGTACATTTCAATTTGGACCATTTGTGAATGGGACAGATGTTGTAATAACATTAGATGACCAAAATGATGATGATACTTGTACGCTAACGAGTGATGTTCTTACACAGGCAGCATGTCCTCCCGAAAATGATGAATGTGATAATGCAATTTCTCTGACGGTTAATGCTGATTTAGAATGTGGAGAAGTAACCTCAGGAACTATCGCTAGTGCAACAGCATCTAGTACAGATCCAACAGCTTGTGGTGGTACTGAAGATGACGATGTTTGGTTTTCTTTTGTAGCTTCTAACGTGACTCATAATATTAGCTTAATTAACATTGCAAATGGAACTACAGATTTGTATCATTCGGTATGGTCTGGAACTTGTGGTTCATTAACTAACTTAAGTTGCAGTGATCCAAATACAAGTGTTATAAGTGGTCTTACAATTGGCGAAACATATTTATTGAGAGTGTATTCTTGGACGTCAACAGCTGGGCAAACATCAACATTTGATGTGTGTATAGGCACACCAGCACCACCACCTGCAAATGATCTATGTGAGGATGCTTTACCATTACCAATATCAGATGCTTCTTGTAATAACTCTATTTCAGGTACTACACAAAGTGCTGGAGCGAGTACTACTGGTTGTACTGGAGGTAGAGATGTATGGTACAGTTTCACTGCTTCTGAAACTAGAGATTATGTAATTACTGAAACTGAAACTTTTGATTCTGGATTTTCTTCTACATATATAGCAGCTTATGAAGGTACTTGCGAAGCATTGACTCAAATTGGAAGTAGTACAAGTTGTACGTTTTCAGGTGATTTAGTTATTTCTGCTATATCAGGAACAACTTATTACATTAGTGTAAGAAGTTCTTCTTCAACTAGTTATGTTGAATTTGATTTATGTGTGTATCCAGAGCCTACATGCTTTGCTCCTGAAGATTTAGCAGCTACTTTTGTTGCGCCAAATTCAGCGGATATTTCATGGACAGCTCCAACAGATGGAACTGTTCCTGCAGACTATAACTGGGAAGTTGTACCACAAGGAAACGACCAAGGTGTAGGCGTTATTTCTAGTGGAACTACCGCAGATTTATTTGCTACAGCTACAGGCTTAGTATTAGACACTATGTATGATTTACGTGTTCAGTCTAATTGTGGAGCAGGTGATTTAAGTGCTTGGTCTGAGCCTTTTACATTCAATGCTGGTTATTGTATACCTTTTGCGACTAGTAGTTCTTCATTTATAGATGATTTCTCAACCTCTGGAGATAACATGAACATATCTAATTTAGGATCAGGTTTAGCAACTGATAATTATGAGAATAATACGGGTACAATGGCTGTAAGTGGAGCGCAAAATGATGTTATTGATTTTGAAATAGCAATAGTTGGTGGTACGATTGGAGCTGCAGTATGGGTTGATTGGAACAACGATTTTGTTTTTGATACTTCAGAAGTTTCATATAGTACAACAAGTTATGGAAATGGTCCTTTTACAGGGGCAATCACAATACCAGATGGTGTTTCTAATGGAGACTACAGAATGAGAGTTCTAATTGATTGGAATGATAGTAATCCTGGTGATGATGACGCATGTTCATATGGTTCTTCAACAGCTCCAAGAGGAGAAACAGAAGATTATACTGTTACAGTAGATTCTACATTATCTTTAGGTGATATTAGTAATCAATACAATTTTACATATTTCCCTAATCCAGTTAAAAACACGTTGACTTTAAAAGCTCAAAATACTATTGACTCGGTTTTGGTACTTAATATGCTTGGTCAAGAAGTAATGAAAACTTCGCCAAATAGTTTGAGTTCAGATTTAGATATGTCTCAATTACAAACTGGAACTTATTTTGTTCAAGTTTCAATAGACGGACAATTAGAAACTATAAAAGTTTTAAGAGATTAA
- a CDS encoding enoyl-ACP reductase → MSYNLLKGKKGIIFGALDANSIAWKTAERVHEEGGTFVLTNAPIAMRMGQINELAEKTGSQIVPADATSIEDLENLVGKSIEILGGKIDFVLHSIGMSVNVRKGKAYTDQNYDWTQKGTDVSAMSFHKVMQTLYKKDAMNEWGSIVALTYMAAQRVFPDYNDMADNKAYLESIARSFGYFFGRDKNVRVNTISQSPTPTTAGQGVKGFDGFISYAEKMSPLGNATALDCANYTITLFSDLTKRVTLQNLFNDGGFSNMGVSDDVMNAFVDNQ, encoded by the coding sequence ATGTCATATAATTTATTAAAAGGAAAAAAAGGAATCATTTTTGGTGCACTAGACGCAAATTCTATTGCTTGGAAAACTGCAGAACGTGTGCATGAAGAGGGCGGAACATTTGTATTGACAAACGCTCCAATTGCAATGAGAATGGGACAAATTAATGAATTGGCAGAAAAGACAGGTTCGCAAATAGTGCCAGCAGATGCAACTTCAATTGAGGATTTGGAGAATTTGGTTGGGAAATCTATTGAAATTCTTGGAGGTAAAATTGACTTTGTGCTCCATTCTATTGGGATGTCTGTTAATGTTAGAAAAGGAAAGGCTTACACAGATCAAAATTATGATTGGACCCAAAAAGGGACAGATGTCTCTGCGATGTCATTTCATAAAGTGATGCAGACCTTATATAAAAAGGATGCGATGAACGAATGGGGAAGTATCGTTGCCTTGACCTATATGGCTGCTCAGCGCGTTTTTCCAGATTATAATGATATGGCAGATAATAAAGCCTATTTAGAAAGCATAGCGCGTAGTTTCGGTTATTTCTTCGGAAGAGATAAAAACGTAAGGGTCAATACCATTTCACAGTCGCCAACACCAACTACCGCAGGTCAAGGCGTAAAGGGATTTGATGGTTTTATTTCATATGCAGAAAAAATGTCCCCTTTGGGTAATGCAACAGCTTTGGATTGTGCAAATTATACGATCACATTATTTAGTGACCTAACAAAACGAGTAACGCTCCAAAACTTATTTAATGATGGAGGATTTAGTAATATGGGAGTGAGTGATGACGTAATGAATGCGTTTGTAGATAACCAATAA